In Canis lupus dingo isolate Sandy chromosome 1, ASM325472v2, whole genome shotgun sequence, a single genomic region encodes these proteins:
- the LOC112643660 gene encoding LOW QUALITY PROTEIN: adenosine deaminase 2-like (The sequence of the model RefSeq protein was modified relative to this genomic sequence to represent the inferred CDS: inserted 1 base in 1 codon) encodes MSGFNGLALLCTHTWKLKCLKEEILADGLTQSTLAARAFSTLTFTKHSGCIASLRRIGRKLRRRGSKGSIKITLVVYELNGTVHSREWSVRTYREVAYMFAKKHPGFIGIKLIYTDHRFKNVSFIMKSVQTAMALRIMFPRMVAGFDLVGHEDTGYSLFDYKEALMIPTLHGVKLPYFFHTGETDWLGTSIDRNLLDALILNSTRIGHGFALTKHPAVWADSRKKNIPIEVCPISNQVLKLVSDLRNHPAAVLMASGYPMVISSDDPAIFGAKGLSYDFYEAFMGIGGMEADLRXKQLAMNSIKFSTLLDIDKKAAMKTWEERWDKFVADLARWPK; translated from the exons GAAACTTAAGtgtttgaaagaagaaatactgGCAGATGGTCTGACCCAGAGCACACTGGCAGCAAGGGCCTTCTCTACCTTGACCTTTACAAAGCACTCGGGCTGCATAGCAAGCTTGCGCCGTATAGGCAGGAAACTGAGGCGTAGAGGGTCCAAGGGCTCGATCAAGATCACACTGGTGGTGTATGAACTGAATGGGACCGTCCATAGCCGAGAGTGGTCAGTGAGGACTTATAGAGAAGTGGCTTATATGTTTGCGAAAAAGCATCCTGGGTTCATTGGAATCAAACTCATTTATACGgatcacagatttaaaaatgtgTCCTTCATCATGAAATCCGTGCAAACAGCCATGGCGCTTCGAATCATGTTCCCCAGGATGGTGGCAGGGTTTGACCTGGTGGGGCATGAAGACACTGGCTACTCCTTGTTTGACTACAAGGAGGCTTTGATGATTCCCACCTTGCATGGTGTTAAACTGCCTTACTTTTTCCATACTGGAGAGACAGATTGGCTGGGTACTTCCATAGATAGAAACCTTTTGGATGCTCTAATACTGAACTCTACCAGGATTGGCCATGGATTTGCTTTGACCAAACACCCAGCAGTCTGGGCTGACTCCCGGAAGAAGAACATTCCCATAGAAGTCTGTCCCATCTCCAATCAGGTTCTGAAACTGGTGTCTGACCTGCGAAACCACCCTGCTGCTGTCCTGATGGCCAGTGGGTATCCCATGGTGATCAGCTCTGATGACCCAGCTATCTTTGGTGCCAAAGGCTTATCCTATGATTTCTATGAGGCCTTCATGGGCATTGGGGGAATGGAGGCTGATCTGA ACAAACAGCTGGCCATGAACTCCATCAAATTCAGCACCTTGTTGGATATTGATAAAAAGGCTGCCATGAAAACCTGGGAGGAGAGATGGGATAAGTTTGTAGCCGACCTGGCCAGGTGGCCAAAGTGA